The Leclercia adecarboxylata region GGCCAGTTTTTTCAGCTCGGCATGGGCAGGGGTGACCATCGGCTGCGGTGCCGGATACCAGTGGGTGCTGGCCTGTTCCGGCGCCGGTTTCAGCGCCACGTCACCGGGCAGCACAATGACAGAGACGCCGCGCTTGAGGATGGCGTTGCGCAGCGCCAGCGCCAGCACCTGAGGGATCTGCTCCGGGGATGAGACCAGTTCACAGTAGTGGCTGCATTCGCGGAACAGCTCCTGAGGATGCGTCTCCTGAAAATAGCCGCTGCCGATTTCGCTCGACGGAATGTGCGCGGCAATGGCGAGTACCGGGACATGGTTGCGATGACAGTCAAACAGGCCGTTGATCAGGTGCAGGTTACCCGGCCCGCAGGATCCAGCGCAGACCGCCAGCTCACCGGTAAGCTGCGCCTCGGCCCCGGCGGCAAACGCGGCGACCTCCTCATGGCGGGTCGGCATCCATTCGATAGTGCCCATCCGGTTCAGGCTGTCGCTCAGACCGTTGAGGGAATCACCGGTAACGCCCCAGATCCGTTTGACCCCGACCTGTTCCAGCATTTTCGCAATATAGTTCGCCACGGTTTGTTTCATGGTAGTCCGTCTCCTGAATGTGATAACGCTTTCAAGCTTAGATGAAACTGACCGGCGTGCCCGCGAATTCCCCCTGATTAATCGTTGCTTTCAATGTGCAACATTTCGTCATATTCTGGTGGCTATAACTTTAAAAAATGGAGTAAATTCAGGTGGTTAAATCATTGTTAATGGCTGTTAATAAAACGCTAACGCGCGACGATGCCGGCAAACTGTTGTTGCGTCTGGCGGTAGGGGGCTTGATGCTGTTTCACGGGATGCATAAGGCCATCGATGGGGTGGGGGGCATTGCAGGCATGCTGGTGGCAAAAGGGCTGCCAGGCTTTATCGCCTATGGCGTTTTGATTGGCGAAGTGGTGGCGCCGATCCTGATTATTCTTGGCATTCTCACCCGTCCGTCGGCACTGGTTCTGGCCTTTACCATGGTGGTGGCGTGGCTGATGGTGGGTACCGGCAAAACCTTTGCGCTGGACGCGGTAGGGGCCTGGGCGATTGAAAGTCTGGTCTATTTCTTCGTTGGTGCGCTGGCCGTGGCATTTTTAGGGGCAGGGCGGTATTCGGTGGTGAGCGATCCCGTCTGGAAGTAACGCCGGGCGGCACTGCGTTTGCCCGGCCTACAAAACCCGTAGGCCCGGTAAGCGCCAGCGCCACCGGGCGTTACATCACGCCAGAACCAAATCCCCCTGCGGATGACAGGAGCAGGCCAGCACATAGCCTTCTGCCACTTCGGCATCCGTCAGCGTCATGGTGCTGGTGACGGTATAATTTCCGTCCATCACCTTCGTTTTACAGCATCCGCAGACGCCCGCCCGACAGGCGGCAACAACCGGTACGTTATTGCTCTCCAGCGCTTCCAGCAGCGTGCTGCCCACGCGGCCAAAGAAGGTTTTTGCGGGCTCCAGTTTGGTAAACTTCAGCCCACTGGTGGCGGCTTCGGCCACTGGCGTGAAGAACTGCTCTTTGAAGAAGCGGGTGACGCCCAGGGCCTTCACCTCTTCTTCAACGATGTCCATATAGGGCGCCGGACCACAGGTCATCACGGTCCGGGAGGCGATATCCGGCACGCTTTGCAGCAGCTCGCGGCTCAGGCGACCGGCGACAAACCCCTCGGTGGCGTTATTTTCCGCCACCAGGGTCACCGGATAATTCCGCCATTCTTCAGCAAAAATCACATCCTGCGGCGAGCGCACGCTGAAGATCACCGCCACGTCAGCCTGCGGACGGTATTTCGCCAGCCAGCGACGCATGGACATCACCGGCGTCACGCCGCAACCGGCGGCCAGCAGCAGGAATTTATCGTCCGGCTTGTCGTCACAGGTAAAATCACCCTGCGCGTCAGAAAGCCAGATGTAATCCCCACGTTTGACATCGTGCGTCAGCCACTGAGAGCCTGCCCCCTCATCAATGCGGCGGACGGTCAGCGTAATGTACTCGCTGATGCCAGGCGTCGAGGAGATCGTGTACGCCCGCAGCGTATCCGCTGAGTGACGCACGCTGACCAGCGCATACTGCCCGGCACGGTATGGATAGTAGTCGTGGCACAGCAACGAAATTGTCCAGACATCCGGCGTTTCCTGATGGATGTGGTGAACCTGCATCCGCCATGGGCACTGATGGGTTGGCATAGTCATTCTTTTACTCCTTACGCGCTCAGCAGTTGCTTCATGTCTTCTTCAACGGTGGTCACGGAACGCAGACCAAACTTCTCGTTGAGCACCGCCAGCAGATCCGGGGTAAAGAAGCCCGGTGCGGTCGGGCCGGTGACGATGTTTTTTACGCCCAGCGACAGCAGGGTCAGCAGGATCACAATCGCTTTCTGTTCGAACCAGGAGAGTACCAGCGACAGCGGCAGGTCGTTCACGCCACAGCCCAGTTTTTCTGCCAGGGTGACCGCCAGGATAATGGCAGAGTAGGCATCGTTACACTGACCGGCATCGATCAGGCGCGGCAGGCCTTCGATATCGCCGAACTCCAGCTTATTGAAGCGGTATTTACCGCACGCCAGGGTCAGGATCAGGCAGTCGTCCGGGACGCTGGTGGCAAAGTCGGTGAAGTAGTTACGTTCGCTGCGCGCGCCGTCACAGCCGCCCACCAGGAAGATGTGACGCAATTTTTCGCGGCTCACCAGGTCGATCAGGGAATCGGCAGCGCCCAGCAGGGTCTGACGACCGAAACCGACGGTGATCAGGTGAGGAATTTCGCTGTAGGGGAAGCCCGCCATCTGCTGCGCCTGGGCAATCACCGGACCAAAGTCGTCCCCTTCGAGGTGGCTTACGCCCGGCCAGCCGACGATGCTGCGGGTCCAGATGCGATCGTCGTAGGCGCCCACGGTTGGGTCGATGATGCAGTTAGAGGTCATCACGATGGGGCCAGGGAAGCGGGCGAATTCCACCTGCTGGTTCTGCCAGCCGCTGCCGTAGTTACCGATCAGATGTTTGAATTTACGCAGCTCCGGATAGCCGTGGGCGGGCAGCATTTCGCCGTGGGTGTAGACGTTGACGCCGGTGCCGTCGGTCTGCTCCAGCAGGTTATAGAGATCTTTCAGGTCGTGACCGGAGATCAGGATGCACTTGCCTTCGGTCGCCTTAACGTTGACCTGAGTTGGGGTTGGGTGGCCATATTTGCTGGTTTCACCGGCGTCCAGAATGCTCATCACTTTGAAGTTCATCTGGCCGATTTCCATGGCGCACTCCAGCAGCGCGTTCATGTCCGCAGGCCAGGTGCCCAGCCACGCCATGATGTTGTGGTACTGGGCGTAGATGGCGTTGTCGTACTGATCCAGCACGTGGGCGTGTTCCATATAGGCCGCGGCACCTTTCAGGCCGTACAGGCAGAGCAGGCGCAGGCCGAGGATGTTCTCGCCAATCGCGGCTTTGTCTTTGTTCGGGGTAAATTCTGCCGCCTGGCGCTGCAGGTCACCGAGGTCGTCGCTTACCAGCTGCAGGTCGGCCATCGGGTTATCGACGCGGGCGCTGGCATCGGCATTCAGGCACTGCGCTTTAAGGGCTTCACGCAGGGCAATGGCTTCCCGGGCGTAGCCCACGATGCGCGGGGAATCGAAGTTAACGTTGGTCAGGGTTGAGAAAAACGCGCGCGGGGCGAAGTTATCGACATAGTGGTCGATAATGCCATATTCCCGGGCCTTAAATGCCCAGGCGGATAAACCCTGCAGGGCGGCAATCAGTAAATCCTGCAGATCGGAGGTTTCGGCGGTTTTACCGCACATGCCCTGTGCGTAAGAGCAGCCGTTGCCGGCTGGGGTACGGATGGTTTGTTCACATTGCACACAAAACATAATCACACCTGTTAAAGTTATATTTGATATACATGTTTAAGGTTATGCCTGTGTCGGTACGCTGAAAAGGGCTTTCTACGACAAAATAGAGGGAGATTGATTTAGCGCAATTTTGGCGGCAGCAGGCTACCGCCAAAGAAGTATCAGGCTGAGAAGAAGGCCATCATGACGGGCACCAGCAGGCTTAAAATAAAGCCATGCACGATGGCAGCAGGCACCATCTCCAGCCCGCCTGAACGTTGCAGAACCGGCAGGGTAAAGTCCATTGAGGTGGCGCCGCACAGCCCCAGCGCCGTGGAGCGGCTGCGGCGAACCAGACCCGGGATCAGCATAATGGCGATAAGCTCGCGGGCGAGATCGTTAAAGAAGGCGGCGCTGCCAATCACCGGACCAAAGGATTCGGTTAACAGAATGCCGGAAAGGGAATACCAGCCAAAGCCGGAGGCCATCGCCAGGGCAGTATTGAGCGGCAGGTCGAGAATAAAGGCATTAATTACGCCCCCCACCAGCGAACTGCCCACCACGACGACCGCCACCATCATGCCGCGACGGTTAAGAACGATCTGCTTCAGGGTCATGCCATTATTTCGCAGCTGAATACCAATAAGGAACAGCAGGAAGATCAGCGTATATTCGCTGGCCTCGGTGGCGTGCTGTAAAAAAGCGTAGCCCGTCAGCCCCAGCAGAAAACCGAGGACTAGCACGCCGCATAATTTTAATGACTCCAGCGCCATCGCAATACGTGAGGGTAATTTTTCCTGATGATGGTGGTTTTTCCATGGAATGGCGCGCTCCAGCCAGAAAAGAGCCGCAATATTGCACGCGAGGATAACCACCATCGTAATAATGGAGTAGTGAAGAATAGAGAGCAGATTGGTGGCCAGATTATCGAGGAAGGCGAGGCTGATCCCCATAAAAAAGAGAATGACGTAGACAATCCAGCTCAGTAAACGGTTGATCAGTTTTAACGCTGACACTTGATGAAGCGGAATGAGATAGCCCACGATCAGCGGGAGGAGAATGATTAAGAGTCCTGAAAACATGAACAACCGGTCCTTTATTTGAGTGGCGCTGAGACACTACCCAATAAAGGCTGTTCAGTAAAGGTAGAAAATGGGGGCGGTGCGGTTTAATGCCGGGCGGCGCTGGCGCTTGCCCGGCCTGCGAAATGCCCTGTCTGTAGGCCGGGTAAGGCGAAGCCGCCACCCGGCACCACAACGCGTGCAATCTTAATCGCGTTTTTCCAGCAGGGTACGATACAGCACGCCGCCAAGGATACCGCCAATAATCGGCATCACCCAGAACAGCCACAGCTGCTGAAGCGCCCAGCCACCCTGGAAGATAGCTACCGCGGTGCTGCGAGCTGGGTTAACGGAGGTATTGGTCACCGGAATGCTGATCAGGTGGATCAGCGTCAGCGCCAGGCCAATTGCAATCGGTGCGAAACCGGCCGGAGCGTGTTTGTCGGTTGCACCGTGGATCACCAGCAGGAAGCCAGCCGTCAGCACAATTTCAATCACAATGGCAGAGAGCATGGAGAAGCCGCCCGGGGAGTGCTCGCCAAAGCCGTTTGAGGCAAAACCGCTGGCCGCAGCGTCAAAGCCCGCTTTACCGCTGGCAACGACATACAGAATAGCGGCAGCGATAATTCCGCCAATCACCTGGGCAATAATATAGCCAATAACGTCTTTCGCCGGAAAACGACCGCCAGCCCACAAGCCTAATGTTACCGCCGGGTTAAAGTGACCACCGGAAATATGCCCTACGGCATAGGCCATGGTTAATACCGTTAAGCCGAAGGCCAGTGAAACACCAACAAAACCGATTCCCAGCTCCGGGAAACCTGCTGCCAGTACTGCGCTGCCGCAGCCACCAAATACCAACCAGAATGTACCAAAACATTCTGCTGCTAATTTTCTGAACATAACCACCTCAAAGAAAAATGAGCGCAATCCTGCGCCATTATTATTTATCGCCAAAATTAGCGATGATTTAAAACGCCACTATTCTAAAAATGAATATTCCCCCTCACCAGTTAAATAAATACGGTAAGTTTGATGTAGGGCAATGTGTTGCGCTTCCTTGCTAAATTAAGGCGCTGCAAAGCAGAGTTGCATTTTCGGCCGCTAGAATATTCGGCAGGAATTGTTATTTCAAATGAAAGTTGCTGGTTAAATTCTTAATTTTCGATCCTGCCGCCCTTTATTCCGCCGACGATTGGGTGTCCGTCCGGGCCCGCTGGCGTTATACTCCTGATAACTTAAAGGAAAAAGTTCATCTCTCCCGGAGGGTACAT contains the following coding sequences:
- a CDS encoding DoxX family protein, with amino-acid sequence MVKSLLMAVNKTLTRDDAGKLLLRLAVGGLMLFHGMHKAIDGVGGIAGMLVAKGLPGFIAYGVLIGEVVAPILIILGILTRPSALVLAFTMVVAWLMVGTGKTFALDAVGAWAIESLVYFFVGALAVAFLGAGRYSVVSDPVWK
- the hcr gene encoding NADH oxidoreductase, which translates into the protein MTMPTHQCPWRMQVHHIHQETPDVWTISLLCHDYYPYRAGQYALVSVRHSADTLRAYTISSTPGISEYITLTVRRIDEGAGSQWLTHDVKRGDYIWLSDAQGDFTCDDKPDDKFLLLAAGCGVTPVMSMRRWLAKYRPQADVAVIFSVRSPQDVIFAEEWRNYPVTLVAENNATEGFVAGRLSRELLQSVPDIASRTVMTCGPAPYMDIVEEEVKALGVTRFFKEQFFTPVAEAATSGLKFTKLEPAKTFFGRVGSTLLEALESNNVPVVAACRAGVCGCCKTKVMDGNYTVTSTMTLTDAEVAEGYVLACSCHPQGDLVLA
- the hcp gene encoding hydroxylamine reductase produces the protein MFCVQCEQTIRTPAGNGCSYAQGMCGKTAETSDLQDLLIAALQGLSAWAFKAREYGIIDHYVDNFAPRAFFSTLTNVNFDSPRIVGYAREAIALREALKAQCLNADASARVDNPMADLQLVSDDLGDLQRQAAEFTPNKDKAAIGENILGLRLLCLYGLKGAAAYMEHAHVLDQYDNAIYAQYHNIMAWLGTWPADMNALLECAMEIGQMNFKVMSILDAGETSKYGHPTPTQVNVKATEGKCILISGHDLKDLYNLLEQTDGTGVNVYTHGEMLPAHGYPELRKFKHLIGNYGSGWQNQQVEFARFPGPIVMTSNCIIDPTVGAYDDRIWTRSIVGWPGVSHLEGDDFGPVIAQAQQMAGFPYSEIPHLITVGFGRQTLLGAADSLIDLVSREKLRHIFLVGGCDGARSERNYFTDFATSVPDDCLILTLACGKYRFNKLEFGDIEGLPRLIDAGQCNDAYSAIILAVTLAEKLGCGVNDLPLSLVLSWFEQKAIVILLTLLSLGVKNIVTGPTAPGFFTPDLLAVLNEKFGLRSVTTVEEDMKQLLSA
- a CDS encoding lysine exporter LysO family protein, which translates into the protein MFSGLLIILLPLIVGYLIPLHQVSALKLINRLLSWIVYVILFFMGISLAFLDNLATNLLSILHYSIITMVVILACNIAALFWLERAIPWKNHHHQEKLPSRIAMALESLKLCGVLVLGFLLGLTGYAFLQHATEASEYTLIFLLFLIGIQLRNNGMTLKQIVLNRRGMMVAVVVVGSSLVGGVINAFILDLPLNTALAMASGFGWYSLSGILLTESFGPVIGSAAFFNDLARELIAIMLIPGLVRRSRSTALGLCGATSMDFTLPVLQRSGGLEMVPAAIVHGFILSLLVPVMMAFFSA
- the aqpZ gene encoding aquaporin Z, producing MFRKLAAECFGTFWLVFGGCGSAVLAAGFPELGIGFVGVSLAFGLTVLTMAYAVGHISGGHFNPAVTLGLWAGGRFPAKDVIGYIIAQVIGGIIAAAILYVVASGKAGFDAAASGFASNGFGEHSPGGFSMLSAIVIEIVLTAGFLLVIHGATDKHAPAGFAPIAIGLALTLIHLISIPVTNTSVNPARSTAVAIFQGGWALQQLWLFWVMPIIGGILGGVLYRTLLEKRD